One Paraburkholderia caffeinilytica DNA segment encodes these proteins:
- the hpaI gene encoding 4-hydroxy-2-oxoheptanedioate aldolase, whose amino-acid sequence MSGLNPFKAALANGQRQIGFWLSMADAYLAEVSATAGFEWLLIDAEHAPNDVRSILAQLQAVAPYSAEAVVRPVNDDPALLKRLLDIGARNLLIPMIDTADQARACVAAVRYPPHGIRGVGSAVGRASRWSLRTDYLDIADSEICLLVQAETVAALDNLEAICAVDGVDGVFIGPADLAASMGHRGKPGHPEVQNAIEAAMRTIVASGKAAGTLTSDPVLARRYLELGCTFVATGVDILMFANAARKLAREFIEQ is encoded by the coding sequence ATGTCAGGGCTTAATCCATTCAAGGCGGCGCTTGCAAACGGCCAACGCCAGATTGGCTTCTGGCTTTCGATGGCCGATGCCTACCTGGCCGAAGTCAGCGCGACGGCCGGCTTCGAGTGGCTGTTGATCGACGCCGAGCACGCGCCGAACGACGTGCGCAGCATTCTTGCGCAGTTGCAGGCGGTCGCCCCGTATTCCGCCGAAGCCGTCGTGCGGCCCGTGAACGACGATCCGGCGCTGCTCAAGCGCTTGCTCGATATCGGCGCACGCAACCTCCTCATTCCGATGATCGATACCGCGGATCAGGCCCGCGCGTGCGTGGCCGCCGTACGCTATCCGCCCCATGGAATTCGCGGTGTGGGCAGCGCGGTGGGACGTGCGTCGCGCTGGAGCTTGCGAACCGACTATCTGGATATCGCGGACAGTGAAATCTGCCTGCTCGTGCAGGCGGAGACGGTCGCAGCGCTCGACAATCTCGAAGCGATCTGCGCGGTTGACGGCGTGGATGGCGTATTCATCGGGCCGGCGGATCTGGCCGCGTCGATGGGCCATCGCGGCAAGCCCGGCCATCCGGAAGTGCAGAATGCAATTGAAGCCGCAATGCGCACCATCGTCGCTTCAGGCAAGGCGGCCGGCACGTTGACCTCGGACCCGGTGCTTGCCCGGCGCTATCTCGAGCTTGGATGCACCTTCGTCGCAACCGGCGTGGACATCCTCATGTTCGCGAACGCGGCGCGCAAGCTCGCTCGCGAGTTCATCGAGCAGTGA
- a CDS encoding MFS transporter gives MWSAIAINYIDRTVLSAAAPHLQSEFHLSAMEMGIVMSAFFWSYALLQLPAGMLADRFGQKIVLGAAVFWWSLATAVTGLATGFKSLVALRVMLGIGEAGAYPSNAGIASRWFPRKERATVAGIFDSGSKLGGAVALPLIAWLLATFDWKVTFAITGALGLVWCAVWVLAFKNSPADHRRVNAAELAHIRDGEAASRSNGVSTAADVPWHRLFAHRNIWAMCIGFFMINYNSYFFITWLPTYLVKERGMSLMEMGFMASLPLVLSMIVEVFAGWASDRVYASGRLSLTATRKLFLVVGLAMASSIGLAAFATSPLVAVALLCVAKSGTTVAASQVWALPGDVAPGNMVSRVAGIQNTVSNMGGVVGPIVTGAIVGSTGSFIPALLFSSALIVIAILNYLFLLGKVEPIQFNQVPMEARNRDERNVDVRA, from the coding sequence ATGTGGTCAGCCATCGCCATCAACTATATCGATCGGACGGTGCTGTCCGCCGCGGCCCCGCATCTTCAGTCGGAGTTCCATCTCAGCGCGATGGAGATGGGCATCGTGATGTCGGCGTTCTTCTGGTCGTATGCGTTGCTGCAATTGCCTGCCGGCATGCTCGCCGATCGCTTCGGACAGAAGATCGTGCTGGGTGCGGCCGTGTTCTGGTGGTCGCTTGCGACGGCCGTCACCGGACTCGCCACCGGCTTCAAGTCTCTCGTGGCTCTGCGGGTCATGCTGGGCATCGGCGAGGCGGGCGCGTATCCCAGTAACGCGGGCATCGCCTCGCGATGGTTTCCGCGCAAGGAACGCGCGACGGTGGCGGGCATCTTCGATAGCGGGTCGAAGCTTGGGGGCGCGGTCGCGCTGCCGCTGATCGCCTGGCTGCTGGCGACGTTCGACTGGAAGGTCACCTTTGCGATCACCGGTGCGCTGGGCCTCGTCTGGTGCGCCGTCTGGGTGTTGGCGTTCAAGAATTCGCCGGCCGATCACCGGCGCGTGAATGCGGCCGAGCTTGCTCACATCCGCGATGGCGAAGCGGCGTCGCGCTCCAACGGCGTGAGCACGGCCGCCGATGTCCCCTGGCACAGACTGTTCGCGCATCGGAACATCTGGGCCATGTGTATCGGCTTCTTCATGATCAACTACAACTCGTACTTCTTCATCACCTGGCTGCCGACGTATCTCGTCAAGGAGCGCGGCATGAGCCTGATGGAGATGGGCTTCATGGCTTCGCTACCGCTCGTTCTTTCGATGATCGTCGAGGTATTCGCGGGCTGGGCCTCCGATCGTGTGTATGCCTCCGGAAGGCTGTCGCTCACCGCGACCCGCAAGCTGTTTCTCGTTGTCGGCCTGGCGATGGCATCAAGCATCGGACTCGCAGCGTTCGCCACTTCTCCGCTCGTGGCCGTCGCGTTGCTCTGCGTCGCGAAGTCGGGCACGACCGTCGCCGCATCCCAGGTCTGGGCGCTGCCGGGCGATGTCGCGCCGGGGAATATGGTCTCGCGGGTTGCGGGAATCCAGAACACCGTCTCCAACATGGGCGGCGTGGTCGGTCCGATCGTCACGGGCGCGATCGTCGGCTCGACCGGTTCTTTCATTCCCGCGCTGCTGTTCTCGTCGGCGCTGATCGTGATCGCGATCCTCAACTACCTGTTCCTGCTGGGAAAGGTGGAGCCCATTCAATTCAATCAAGTCCCCATGGAGGCTAGAAATCGTGATGAACGCAACGTCGATGTCAGGGCTTAA
- a CDS encoding UxaA family hydrolase, giving the protein MSQAGTVLSEPLIRLNAADNVLIARESLSIGQQLCIGDTAIRLRAQVAAGHKVAACRIPRGAPIRKYDTVIGLAARDIEAGDHVHTHNVELIDFDRDPGFCLDVRPVEYVAEAERATFNGIVRPDGRVATRNFIGILASVNCSSTVIKNIAAWFTPERLAPYPNVDGVVAFAQTSGCGMSSPSEHFDVLRRTLAGYARHPNLAGVLIVGLGCERNQVGDLLDSQGLRAGPSVHALVMQDEGGTRATIDAGIAAIQKMLPSANDIERRPVPASHLKIGLECGGSDGFSGITANPALGAAMDLLVRHGGTAILSETPEIHGVEYMLTRRAVTPEVGQKLLDRLAWWERYTRGHNGQFNGVVGPGNQKGGLANIFEKSLGSAMKGGTTPLQAVYEYAEPIDRAGFVFMDSPGYDPVAVTGQIASGANLICFTTGRGSMFGSKPAPTLKLASNTPMFERLRDDMDINCGRVLDGERSVEEMGRDVFEHILRAASGERTRSELLGLGDHEFVPWHMGIVS; this is encoded by the coding sequence ATGTCGCAGGCTGGTACGGTGTTGAGCGAGCCGCTGATCCGGCTCAACGCCGCGGACAACGTACTGATCGCGCGAGAATCGCTGTCGATCGGACAGCAATTGTGCATCGGAGACACGGCGATCCGCCTGCGCGCGCAGGTCGCCGCAGGCCACAAAGTTGCCGCCTGCCGCATTCCGCGGGGTGCGCCGATCCGTAAGTACGACACCGTCATCGGTCTTGCGGCCCGCGACATCGAGGCTGGCGATCACGTCCACACTCACAACGTCGAACTGATCGATTTCGACCGCGATCCGGGCTTCTGCCTCGATGTGCGTCCGGTCGAGTACGTTGCAGAAGCTGAACGGGCAACATTCAACGGTATTGTTCGTCCCGATGGACGGGTTGCGACGCGCAACTTCATCGGGATCCTGGCATCGGTCAACTGTTCGTCGACCGTTATCAAGAATATTGCCGCCTGGTTTACGCCGGAGCGGCTCGCGCCCTATCCGAATGTCGACGGTGTGGTCGCGTTCGCGCAGACGAGCGGCTGCGGGATGTCCTCGCCCAGCGAGCACTTCGACGTCCTGCGCCGGACGCTCGCCGGCTATGCGCGCCATCCCAATCTTGCCGGCGTGCTGATCGTCGGGCTGGGCTGCGAGCGCAATCAGGTGGGCGATCTGCTCGATTCACAAGGACTGCGTGCCGGTCCGTCGGTCCACGCGTTGGTGATGCAGGACGAAGGCGGCACCCGGGCAACGATCGATGCGGGGATCGCTGCCATACAGAAGATGCTGCCGTCGGCTAACGACATCGAACGCCGCCCGGTGCCGGCGAGCCACCTTAAAATCGGTCTGGAATGTGGCGGCTCCGACGGCTTTTCGGGCATCACGGCCAATCCGGCTCTGGGCGCGGCCATGGACCTTCTGGTACGCCATGGCGGCACGGCCATTCTTTCCGAAACCCCTGAAATTCACGGCGTCGAATATATGCTGACGCGCCGCGCGGTGACACCGGAGGTCGGTCAGAAACTGCTCGACCGGCTCGCGTGGTGGGAGCGCTACACGCGCGGCCACAACGGTCAGTTCAACGGCGTCGTCGGGCCGGGTAATCAGAAGGGCGGACTCGCCAACATTTTCGAAAAGTCGCTCGGATCGGCGATGAAAGGCGGCACGACGCCGCTGCAGGCCGTCTATGAATATGCTGAGCCGATCGACCGGGCCGGCTTCGTCTTCATGGATTCGCCCGGCTACGATCCCGTCGCGGTGACGGGGCAGATTGCAAGCGGCGCAAACCTGATCTGCTTCACGACCGGCCGCGGTTCCATGTTCGGCTCGAAGCCGGCGCCCACCCTCAAGCTCGCGAGCAACACGCCGATGTTCGAGCGGCTGCGCGACGACATGGACATCAACTGCGGACGGGTCCTTGACGGAGAGCGGTCAGTCGAGGAGATGGGGAGGGATGTCTTCGAACACATCCTCCGGGCCGCCTCTGGTGAGCGCACCCGCAGTGAACTGCTCGGGCTGGGCGACCACGAATTCGTGCCCTGGCATATGGGTATCGTGAGCTGA
- a CDS encoding LacI family DNA-binding transcriptional regulator, producing the protein MSDLAALVGVTKVTVSRALNTPELVSVDTLERVQAAVRQTGYTPDLIAGSLASTRSYLIVALIPAMAGSVFQETVGALTTELAASGYQLLIGQSGYDESREDALLDAVIGRRPAGIVLTGVVHSQSARQKLRACGIPVVETWDLTREPIDMLVGFSHEHVGKAAADFLKTRGVRRPAVVTPSDRRAQARTKAFLKAFGNGKTISTVPVVTVESPANLGDGRRALKGLLDTHADIDAVFCGADILALGVLMEAEYRDIAVPEQLRVIGYGDQNFAKDTTPPLSTMRVDGTRIGTLAATMLVDRIENRASGEQIVDVGFSLIEREST; encoded by the coding sequence CTGAGCGATCTGGCGGCGCTCGTCGGCGTAACGAAGGTGACCGTCTCACGCGCACTGAATACGCCGGAACTGGTTTCGGTCGATACGCTGGAGCGCGTCCAGGCGGCCGTCCGGCAAACCGGGTATACGCCCGATCTCATCGCCGGTTCGCTGGCGTCGACTCGCAGCTATCTCATCGTCGCCTTGATTCCCGCGATGGCCGGGAGCGTGTTTCAGGAAACCGTCGGCGCCCTGACGACCGAGCTTGCCGCGTCGGGCTACCAATTGCTGATCGGGCAAAGCGGATACGACGAATCGCGCGAGGACGCCCTGCTCGATGCGGTGATCGGCCGCCGGCCCGCCGGCATCGTACTGACCGGCGTCGTTCATTCCCAGAGCGCGAGGCAAAAGCTGCGCGCGTGCGGCATTCCCGTTGTCGAAACCTGGGACCTGACACGCGAGCCCATCGACATGCTGGTCGGGTTTTCTCACGAGCACGTTGGGAAGGCCGCTGCGGATTTTCTGAAGACGCGTGGCGTGCGGCGGCCCGCGGTCGTCACACCGAGCGACCGGCGCGCGCAGGCCCGCACCAAGGCGTTCCTCAAAGCGTTCGGAAACGGCAAGACAATCTCCACCGTCCCCGTCGTGACGGTCGAGTCACCCGCGAATCTGGGTGACGGGCGACGGGCGCTGAAAGGCTTGCTCGACACACACGCCGATATCGACGCCGTTTTTTGCGGCGCGGATATTCTGGCGCTGGGCGTGTTGATGGAAGCGGAGTACCGGGATATCGCCGTGCCGGAGCAGTTGCGGGTGATTGGCTACGGCGATCAGAATTTTGCGAAAGACACCACACCGCCGTTGTCGACCATGAGAGTCGACGGCACGAGAATCGGAACGCTTGCGGCGACCATGCTGGTCGACCGCATTGAAAACCGCGCTAGCGGCGAACAGATTGTCGATGTCGGGTTCAGTCTGATCGAGCGGGAAAGCACGTAG
- a CDS encoding LysR family transcriptional regulator produces MGVVERTPSDDDLTRLRRLFLFDAVCEAGGIGQAAARAGRTQPAVSLAVSKLEASFGGQLFDRGFGGSELTEEGVILQRRVRRMLDQMERAVANLTGQAAAASAGKICRRLTDTQVRCHIAIANAGSAAEAAQLLGISQPAVHRAARQIEQNVGVSLYRRRVHSVSANPAGIEFARCLSLALYEIAQASEDLAYARGQLTGKVAIGVLPLLPPRLVARAIQRLRSRYPAARVTVDEGSHAHLLRELRVGAIDIIVGGLREPRLTGSVQETELFADPYVVAVRKGHRLAGQKTVAARDLAGYDWVMPQRNVPRRSVIDAIFARLPVKPPLVVETSSLAMMLAMLVESDCITLLSRAQIREAYPGSEMVALELETPEASRAVGYTLRTDWLGTAVQQAFIEHLREECASRI; encoded by the coding sequence ATGGGTGTCGTCGAGCGCACGCCATCGGATGACGATCTGACGCGATTAAGGCGGCTTTTCCTGTTCGATGCGGTATGCGAGGCAGGTGGAATCGGACAGGCGGCCGCCCGCGCGGGGCGCACGCAACCTGCGGTGAGCCTCGCCGTTAGCAAGCTGGAAGCGAGCTTTGGCGGTCAGCTATTCGATCGCGGCTTTGGCGGCAGCGAACTGACGGAGGAGGGCGTGATCCTGCAGCGGCGCGTGCGTCGCATGCTCGATCAGATGGAGCGCGCCGTTGCAAACCTGACTGGCCAGGCTGCGGCGGCGAGCGCGGGTAAGATTTGCCGCCGTCTCACCGACACGCAGGTGCGCTGCCACATCGCGATTGCCAATGCGGGATCGGCGGCAGAGGCCGCGCAGTTGCTGGGCATCTCGCAGCCGGCCGTGCATCGGGCGGCGCGGCAGATCGAGCAGAATGTCGGCGTGTCGCTTTACCGCCGGCGTGTGCACAGCGTGTCGGCCAACCCCGCAGGCATCGAATTCGCGCGCTGTCTGAGTCTGGCGCTCTACGAAATCGCACAGGCGAGTGAGGATCTGGCCTACGCGCGCGGGCAGCTCACAGGGAAAGTGGCGATCGGCGTCTTGCCGTTGCTGCCGCCACGCCTCGTCGCGCGCGCTATTCAGCGACTGCGCAGCCGCTATCCTGCTGCGCGCGTGACAGTCGATGAAGGCTCCCACGCGCATCTCTTGCGCGAACTACGTGTCGGCGCTATCGATATCATCGTCGGCGGGCTGCGCGAGCCCCGCCTCACGGGGTCCGTGCAGGAGACGGAGCTGTTCGCCGACCCTTACGTGGTTGCCGTGCGCAAGGGGCATCGGCTGGCGGGGCAGAAAACCGTCGCGGCCCGCGACCTCGCCGGTTACGACTGGGTCATGCCACAGCGCAACGTGCCGCGACGCTCGGTGATCGATGCGATCTTCGCGCGGCTGCCGGTCAAGCCGCCGCTGGTGGTCGAGACCAGTTCGCTCGCGATGATGTTAGCGATGCTGGTAGAAAGCGATTGCATCACGCTCCTGTCGCGTGCGCAGATTCGCGAGGCCTATCCGGGCAGCGAGATGGTCGCGTTGGAACTGGAGACCCCTGAGGCAAGCCGGGCCGTCGGGTATACATTGCGTACCGACTGGCTCGGCACCGCCGTCCAGCAGGCGTTCATTGAGCACCTGCGTGAGGAATGCGCGTCTCGAATCTGA
- a CDS encoding amidohydrolase family protein — protein sequence MSVVIDTHTHAISPDKQRYPLAPVGGHQSEWSAKRPVSFEGLLALMDEAGIGRAVVVQASTVYGNDNSYVVDAVRSHPDRFAGVFSIDVLASDAVTQLQRWLDAGLSGLRLFTTGSTMPGQAGWLDDERSFPVWEYAQRHDVSICLQMTAQGIPALLNMLARFPDIRVLLDHLARPELAGGPPYEAAAPLFGLASHQGVYLKLTNRTIAEAARGDSTPAAFFPRVLDAFGAHRIAWGSNFPAAEGALPQLLADARESLSMLPADARAAIFGGTARTIYPALAA from the coding sequence ATGTCTGTCGTCATCGACACGCACACTCACGCAATTTCCCCAGATAAACAACGCTATCCGCTCGCACCGGTCGGCGGTCACCAGTCGGAATGGTCGGCGAAGCGTCCCGTTAGTTTTGAAGGCCTGCTCGCCTTGATGGACGAAGCCGGCATCGGTCGTGCGGTGGTCGTTCAAGCTTCGACAGTGTACGGTAACGACAATAGTTATGTGGTCGACGCGGTGCGGAGCCATCCTGATCGCTTCGCAGGGGTATTCTCGATCGACGTGCTAGCGAGCGACGCGGTCACGCAGTTGCAGCGCTGGCTCGACGCGGGACTCTCCGGGCTGCGCCTTTTCACGACCGGCAGCACGATGCCTGGCCAGGCGGGCTGGCTCGACGACGAGCGCTCGTTTCCGGTATGGGAATACGCGCAGCGCCACGACGTCTCGATCTGCCTGCAGATGACCGCGCAAGGGATTCCCGCACTCCTGAACATGCTCGCACGCTTTCCGGACATCCGGGTGTTGCTCGATCACCTCGCACGCCCCGAACTCGCCGGCGGCCCGCCGTACGAAGCGGCCGCGCCGCTCTTCGGCCTCGCGTCGCATCAGGGTGTGTATCTGAAGCTCACGAACCGCACGATCGCCGAAGCCGCGCGTGGTGACTCGACGCCCGCCGCCTTCTTCCCCCGCGTGCTCGACGCATTTGGCGCGCATCGCATCGCGTGGGGTTCGAATTTCCCGGCTGCCGAAGGCGCGCTGCCGCAACTGCTCGCCGATGCCCGCGAGAGTCTGTCGATGCTGCCCGCCGACGCGCGCGCAGCAATCTTCGGCGGCACCGCGCGCACGATTTATCCAGCGCTCGCCGCTTGA
- the dctA gene encoding C4-dicarboxylate transporter DctA, translating into MSLPGKSAATKPRARQPFYRDLSFQVLAGMALGVATGYFFPKFGINLQPVGDAFIRIIQMLIGPIIFCTVCSGIAGVNDFKKVGRVAIKALFYFEVVTSLALVLGLVVINLLKPGVGMNVDMHSVHSATVDVYIAQAHHVVTTSEFLLNVIPHTAISAFAGGDVLQVLFFSVLFAFGLAAIGERAQPVLNLIDATSGSLFWIIGLTMKIAPLAAFGAIAFTVSKFGFGTLISLGKLVLEFYLTCALFIMLILWPIAKANGFSLLRLMRYIGAELLLVIGTSSSETVFPQLIDKLERLGCEKSVVGLVLPTAYTFNHDGTCLYFAAAAVFLAQATNTPMNWHDQLVLLAVLLLTSKGAAGVSGAAIAVLAATLAASNTIPVESIALILGIHKAMSSAFVFTNIVGNSVATIVVANWEKALDRVALRHELKTGFKPADPPPARLNQARSGHAGN; encoded by the coding sequence ATGAGCTTGCCCGGCAAGTCCGCCGCCACGAAACCCAGGGCGCGTCAGCCGTTCTACCGCGACCTGTCTTTTCAGGTGTTGGCCGGTATGGCACTGGGCGTCGCCACGGGTTACTTCTTCCCGAAGTTCGGCATCAATCTGCAGCCCGTCGGCGACGCCTTCATCCGCATCATCCAGATGCTGATTGGACCGATCATCTTCTGCACCGTGTGCAGCGGCATCGCGGGCGTCAACGACTTCAAGAAGGTTGGCCGCGTGGCGATCAAGGCGCTTTTCTATTTTGAAGTGGTGACCTCGCTCGCACTGGTGCTGGGCCTCGTCGTCATCAACCTGCTCAAGCCCGGTGTCGGCATGAACGTGGATATGCACAGCGTGCACTCCGCCACCGTCGACGTGTACATCGCGCAAGCCCATCACGTCGTCACGACGAGCGAATTCCTGCTGAATGTGATTCCGCACACGGCGATCAGCGCGTTCGCCGGCGGCGACGTGCTGCAGGTGCTGTTCTTCTCGGTGCTGTTTGCATTCGGCCTCGCCGCAATCGGCGAGCGCGCACAGCCGGTGTTGAACCTGATCGATGCGACGTCGGGCTCGCTCTTCTGGATCATCGGCCTGACGATGAAAATCGCGCCTCTCGCCGCGTTCGGCGCGATCGCCTTCACGGTCAGCAAGTTCGGCTTCGGTACGCTGATCTCGCTCGGCAAACTCGTACTCGAGTTCTATCTGACCTGCGCGCTCTTCATCATGCTGATTCTCTGGCCGATCGCGAAGGCCAACGGTTTCAGCCTGCTGCGCCTGATGCGCTATATCGGCGCGGAGTTGCTGCTCGTGATCGGCACGAGTTCGTCGGAGACCGTTTTCCCGCAACTGATCGACAAGCTCGAACGGCTCGGCTGCGAGAAATCGGTGGTGGGCCTGGTGCTGCCGACCGCGTACACGTTCAATCACGACGGCACGTGCCTGTACTTCGCCGCAGCCGCCGTGTTTCTCGCTCAGGCCACCAACACGCCGATGAACTGGCACGACCAGTTGGTGCTGCTGGCCGTGTTGCTGCTCACGTCGAAGGGCGCGGCAGGCGTGTCCGGCGCGGCGATCGCCGTGCTGGCAGCGACGCTCGCCGCATCGAACACGATTCCGGTCGAATCGATCGCCCTGATTCTCGGCATTCACAAGGCGATGTCCAGCGCGTTCGTGTTCACCAACATTGTCGGCAATAGTGTGGCGACTATCGTGGTCGCGAACTGGGAAAAGGCACTCGACCGCGTCGCGCTACGCCATGAACTGAAAACCGGCTTCAAGCCGGCCGACCCGCCGCCCGCCCGCCTCAACCAGGCGAGGAGCGGTCACGCAGGCAACTAG
- a CDS encoding porin — translation MKKKVWRTIGFGLSAAAGTLGAMPAYAQSSVQLYGTADGGVRYQTNAVKGGGTVVTMNSNGYYSSNKLGFLGKEDLGGGWNAHFQLESGFNLGNGQFDNTTGVEFNRQAFVGIGNEKYGSLDLGRQYTISHDIISIYDPFGFHFTPILPLTVASDGTRNNNDVKYKNVFGPLLFEVDNSFGGVAGDFSSGATRSVGVSYSAGPVSVGGVYGHRNILTGTAYIGDSYYMAGAAYKIGPVRLSGGFMSEDLQNPAAPHQVTNNAFGGLSWTITPDVIFDGGYYQTTVSNDKASRRGLSVISLAYLLSKRTTLYGEVDYTSYKHAVVSTLNPAGASSQTAVTVGIDVLF, via the coding sequence ATGAAAAAAAAGGTTTGGAGAACCATTGGTTTTGGACTGTCGGCCGCAGCCGGCACGCTGGGCGCAATGCCCGCCTATGCGCAGTCGAGCGTTCAGCTATACGGTACGGCAGACGGCGGCGTCCGTTATCAAACGAATGCGGTAAAAGGCGGTGGCACGGTGGTGACGATGAATTCGAACGGTTACTACAGTTCGAACAAACTCGGCTTCCTTGGGAAGGAAGACCTGGGTGGCGGCTGGAACGCGCACTTCCAGTTGGAGAGCGGCTTCAACCTCGGCAACGGGCAGTTCGACAATACCACTGGCGTTGAATTCAACCGGCAGGCTTTCGTCGGCATCGGAAATGAAAAGTATGGATCGCTCGACCTTGGCCGCCAGTACACGATCTCGCACGACATCATCAGCATCTACGACCCGTTCGGCTTCCACTTCACGCCGATCCTTCCGTTGACCGTTGCCTCAGACGGCACGCGCAACAACAACGACGTCAAGTACAAGAACGTTTTCGGTCCGTTGCTGTTCGAAGTGGACAATTCGTTCGGCGGCGTCGCCGGCGATTTCAGCAGCGGAGCAACGCGCTCAGTCGGCGTGAGTTATAGCGCGGGTCCGGTTAGCGTCGGTGGCGTGTATGGGCATCGCAACATACTGACCGGCACGGCCTACATCGGCGACAGTTATTACATGGCCGGCGCCGCCTACAAGATCGGTCCGGTACGACTGTCGGGCGGTTTCATGTCCGAGGATCTGCAGAATCCGGCCGCACCGCACCAGGTGACAAACAACGCCTTTGGCGGTCTTTCGTGGACCATCACGCCGGACGTGATTTTCGACGGCGGCTATTACCAGACCACCGTGTCGAACGACAAGGCCAGCCGCCGCGGCCTCTCGGTGATTTCGCTCGCGTATCTGCTGTCCAAGCGCACCACGCTCTACGGCGAAGTCGACTACACGTCGTACAAGCACGCGGTGGTCAGTACGCTCAACCCGGCCGGGGCGTCCAGTCAGACAGCGGTCACCGTCGGCATCGACGTCCTGTTCTAG
- a CDS encoding DUF1348 family protein — protein MAEPIETRPPLPPFTRETAIQKVRAAEDGWNTRDPERVSLAYTPDSVWRNRAEFTHGRAEIVGLLRRKWAKELDYRLIKELWAFTDNRIAVRFAYEWHDDSNNWFRSYGNENWEFDEHGLMARRHASINDLPIREADRLYHWPLGRRPDDHPGLSDLGL, from the coding sequence ATGGCCGAGCCGATTGAAACCCGCCCTCCACTACCGCCGTTCACACGCGAGACCGCGATCCAGAAAGTGCGCGCCGCGGAAGACGGCTGGAATACCCGCGATCCCGAGCGCGTGTCGCTCGCGTACACACCGGATAGCGTGTGGCGCAACCGCGCCGAGTTCACGCATGGCCGCGCGGAGATCGTCGGCCTGTTGCGCCGCAAATGGGCAAAGGAACTCGACTACCGCCTGATCAAGGAATTATGGGCATTCACGGATAACCGCATCGCCGTGCGCTTTGCCTACGAATGGCACGACGACTCGAACAACTGGTTTCGTTCATACGGCAACGAGAATTGGGAGTTCGATGAGCATGGGCTGATGGCGCGCCGTCATGCCAGCATCAACGACCTGCCGATCCGCGAGGCCGATCGTCTCTATCATTGGCCGCTGGGCCGCCGTCCCGACGACCATCCAGGCCTGTCCGACCTCGGCCTCTAG
- a CDS encoding TetR/AcrR family transcriptional regulator: MATQNPTESAASGSARERLLDAAEALIYAGGIHATGVDAIVKQSGTARKSFYTHFESKDALVAAALERRDERWMNWFIAGALQHGKTARAHLLGMFYVLREWFASEDFHGCAFLNAAGEIASAEDPIRIVAREHKERLLAFVRTQCDDYAVESGMDARRAARLSRQWLILLDGAIAVALVSGETDAALDARAAAEALLNTESASESNPIAGRSASQSPSKRPPSRRTAT, encoded by the coding sequence ATGGCTACTCAAAACCCAACTGAATCGGCTGCGTCGGGCAGCGCGCGTGAACGGTTGCTCGATGCCGCGGAGGCGTTGATCTACGCAGGCGGCATCCATGCCACCGGTGTCGACGCGATCGTCAAGCAGTCCGGCACCGCGCGCAAAAGCTTTTACACGCACTTCGAATCGAAAGACGCGCTCGTCGCCGCCGCGTTGGAGCGGCGCGACGAGCGCTGGATGAACTGGTTTATCGCGGGCGCGTTGCAGCACGGCAAGACGGCGCGCGCGCACCTGCTCGGCATGTTCTACGTACTGCGCGAATGGTTTGCGTCGGAGGATTTTCATGGTTGCGCGTTTCTGAATGCCGCCGGCGAAATCGCCTCCGCGGAGGATCCGATCCGGATCGTCGCGCGTGAACACAAGGAACGCCTGCTCGCGTTCGTGCGAACCCAGTGCGATGACTACGCGGTCGAATCCGGTATGGACGCTCGCCGCGCCGCGCGCTTGTCGCGCCAATGGCTGATCCTGCTCGACGGCGCCATCGCCGTGGCGCTGGTCAGCGGCGAGACCGACGCCGCGCTCGACGCGCGAGCCGCCGCTGAAGCCTTGCTCAATACTGAGTCCGCCAGCGAATCGAACCCGATCGCAGGCCGGTCCGCGAGTCAATCCCCAAGCAAACGACCGCCATCCCGGCGCACCGCAACCTGA